The Deltaproteobacteria bacterium genome window below encodes:
- a CDS encoding Tad domain-containing protein, producing MKLLKSNKSFLTGNKGQVALFVALSFQVLFLFFAMIINVGLLVNHKINLQNSVDMAAYYGASKQAELLNSIAHINYQMRQSWKLLSWRYRVLGSAGDDSLHPYDHRHGRIKPEMDIEYSNDPNGPDAALGNFLSPPFCITYNPFNERIVPKNESTCKRTLSPTIAQEIIRLFNPPSVVASFIGIASVTKAITKNMKDSALSRCEIMGPYNYMTIGSFMIGYQLDQYVRRVSISRISRSMSRQKNDFLDIEGNSVLAGAEETLKRNLTEANKGSTKLSFELYNSLAHNGCGNLPSDTETPAPWLSEVRVFPSIFYLDLEKCDDKNTSQVSYSPKNFDLVNTSNIDDINNKKSLPESYFTLLKTQPEIKERIKYIAQTLSLYNDKYRFVIGMEKNPWCQAYVGFKASANPKIPFAPSNLTLTASAFAKPFGGRIGPWYYKNWSKGSPESSGDIDDRTDTQLPLRVKDLATLKSDAKFFANPLRIANYSKYIGDPYGLTSWQTLAHMSKTLFNLYPETPYRTVNSASSPTDNVLINAGSYPAPRLEDWYNVGDGIDTNTKKDILAWNMGEDKESGMRVLEISGLAPDQFDLAYFSIEPNFYENYFKKLKDGLIKAIGLDESFIRPDLGARIGHPTLEKFSVKDQIKTVADISKPLLDFQSKLTYTVLNPVHLLTSWSNKSLFDYEEAADGFFGACQSPLTTKGTYTDPQENSAFLNKNESMPGECVTGGRTGYSVKIISKDILFSPIKAGGTGNVESIILNPPSDF from the coding sequence TAATAAAAGTTTTCTCACGGGCAACAAAGGACAAGTAGCTTTATTTGTAGCTTTAAGCTTTCAAGTCCTTTTTTTATTTTTTGCCATGATCATTAATGTCGGCCTGCTTGTAAATCATAAAATAAATCTTCAAAACTCCGTAGATATGGCTGCCTATTACGGGGCTTCAAAGCAAGCTGAGCTTTTAAACTCCATCGCCCACATCAACTATCAAATGCGACAAAGTTGGAAATTACTTTCCTGGCGCTACCGTGTCCTAGGCTCTGCGGGGGATGATAGCCTCCACCCCTACGATCACCGACATGGGAGAATCAAGCCAGAAATGGATATTGAATATTCCAACGATCCCAATGGTCCAGATGCAGCTTTAGGTAATTTTCTAAGCCCCCCATTTTGCATTACCTATAACCCTTTTAATGAACGCATTGTTCCTAAGAATGAAAGTACCTGCAAAAGAACTCTCAGTCCTACGATTGCACAAGAAATTATTCGTCTTTTTAACCCTCCGTCTGTTGTTGCTTCTTTCATAGGAATTGCCAGCGTCACAAAAGCAATCACGAAAAACATGAAAGATTCTGCATTAAGTCGATGCGAAATTATGGGGCCCTATAATTATATGACTATAGGGTCGTTCATGATCGGTTATCAATTAGATCAATATGTCAGGCGAGTCTCAATCTCTCGAATTTCAAGAAGCATGAGCCGACAAAAAAACGATTTCCTTGATATTGAAGGAAACTCAGTCCTTGCAGGCGCCGAAGAAACTCTTAAACGAAATCTCACCGAAGCAAACAAAGGATCCACCAAATTAAGTTTTGAATTATACAACAGTTTAGCCCACAATGGATGTGGAAATCTTCCTTCTGACACAGAAACTCCAGCTCCTTGGCTTTCAGAAGTGCGAGTCTTTCCCTCCATATTTTATTTAGATTTAGAAAAATGTGACGATAAGAACACTTCGCAAGTAAGTTATAGCCCCAAAAATTTTGATTTAGTTAATACTTCTAACATCGATGATATAAATAATAAAAAATCTTTACCTGAATCTTATTTTACGCTTCTTAAAACTCAACCCGAGATAAAAGAACGAATCAAATATATTGCCCAAACGCTTTCTCTCTACAATGACAAATACCGCTTTGTCATTGGGATGGAAAAAAACCCATGGTGCCAAGCCTATGTGGGATTTAAAGCCAGTGCTAATCCCAAAATTCCATTTGCTCCCAGTAATTTGACTCTCACCGCTTCGGCTTTTGCAAAGCCATTTGGAGGACGCATCGGACCTTGGTACTATAAAAATTGGAGCAAAGGTTCCCCCGAATCCTCCGGTGATATTGATGACAGAACAGACACACAGCTCCCACTTCGTGTGAAAGATCTAGCTACACTAAAAAGTGACGCTAAGTTTTTTGCTAACCCTCTGAGAATTGCTAATTACTCTAAATATATTGGCGACCCCTATGGTTTGACTTCGTGGCAAACTCTAGCGCATATGTCTAAAACTTTATTTAATTTATACCCTGAAACACCCTACCGGACTGTTAACAGCGCTTCTTCGCCAACAGATAATGTTCTTATCAATGCTGGCAGTTACCCTGCGCCCAGGCTCGAAGATTGGTACAATGTAGGGGATGGAATTGATACCAATACTAAAAAAGACATCTTAGCTTGGAACATGGGTGAGGACAAAGAATCGGGAATGCGTGTTTTAGAAATTTCCGGGCTCGCTCCAGATCAGTTTGATCTAGCCTATTTTTCCATCGAGCCCAATTTCTATGAAAATTATTTCAAAAAACTCAAAGATGGTTTGATCAAGGCTATAGGACTCGACGAAAGTTTTATTCGCCCAGATCTGGGAGCTCGTATTGGTCATCCTACTCTGGAAAAATTTTCCGTCAAAGACCAGATTAAAACGGTGGCCGATATCTCGAAACCCCTTTTAGATTTTCAATCAAAACTCACTTACACTGTATTAAATCCAGTTCACTTATTAACGTCTTGGTCGAACAAATCCTTATTTGATTACGAAGAAGCCGCTGATGGTTTTTTTGGTGCTTGCCAATCTCCACTCACAACGAAGGGGACCTACACCGACCCACAAGAAAACTCTGCTTTTTTGAACAAGAATGAATCCATGCCCGGCGAATGTGTTACCGGTGGAAGAACCGGCTACTCCGTAAAAATAATTTCTAAAGATATCCTCTTTAGCCCCATCAAAGCAGGTGGCACCGGCAATGTCGAATCCATCATCTTGAATCCCCCAAGTGATTTTTAG
- a CDS encoding S9 family peptidase, translating into MKLLFLFSVLIFTISMSCTHKPQGVINTTYKSFGLDSVTKENLKKYAAPELESSLKGQIALYMDIQPQGAGLLNPKNTNEFFFGWGISGNTQVWKMNGPKSFPQQFTGGKDSTSLMDITLDGKYLILQRDVDGQENPGIYLQSTQGGPLIKLFHKPKVKASFQFISDDAKYLFYAANEEVADSFYIYKMDLNTKEVEKIWSEKGLWSVIDQEGDRILLSYQKGNTSNEVVELNLATKQHQNIIGQNKEEEYAVAFLKNGKDYLVLTSEFSNYKTLYTMKAGKFSPLTSALKYDVEKFRLNKRRTFLAVEINKGGYTQTDLHKVSADGVLTPFSFPKFEQADHVRLGFGRADDLAIISASSYNSPRITYSFNLKSKVLKQWSLPNAPEVQLSEFVPAKLEHYITRDQVKIPMFVRRSKKCELESCPVVVLFHGGPEAQSLPGFSSLAQLFSENDFIFVEPNVRGSSGYGKEWLHSDNGPKRESVVTDIEDCSLWIKKNWSKNHQIPKVGIFGWSYGGYSTLMGMTYFAGSYDVGVANVGMSNLVTFLENTAPYRRKVRESEYGFLDKDLASLKKLSPINYIDKVKGPLLIIQGANDPRVPAGEAIQMHEAMEKKALDSKLIIFADEGHGTAKKENRILEWGHTLGFFRKHLK; encoded by the coding sequence ATGAAATTACTTTTTTTATTTTCAGTATTAATTTTTACTATAAGTATGTCTTGTACGCATAAACCTCAGGGTGTTATTAACACGACTTACAAAAGTTTTGGCCTGGATTCGGTTACCAAAGAGAATTTAAAAAAATATGCAGCCCCTGAATTGGAGTCTTCTCTCAAAGGTCAAATCGCTTTGTATATGGATATTCAACCCCAGGGCGCTGGCTTATTAAATCCTAAAAATACCAATGAATTTTTCTTTGGTTGGGGGATTTCCGGAAACACTCAGGTTTGGAAAATGAACGGTCCTAAATCTTTTCCGCAACAGTTTACTGGAGGAAAAGATTCTACCTCATTGATGGATATCACTCTTGATGGAAAATATTTGATCTTGCAAAGAGATGTCGATGGCCAAGAAAACCCAGGAATTTATCTTCAATCAACCCAGGGTGGCCCGCTGATAAAGCTTTTTCATAAACCAAAAGTCAAAGCGAGTTTTCAATTTATTAGCGATGATGCCAAGTATTTATTTTACGCAGCCAATGAAGAGGTCGCGGATAGTTTTTATATTTATAAAATGGATTTAAATACCAAAGAGGTAGAAAAAATTTGGTCTGAAAAAGGGCTTTGGTCAGTGATAGACCAAGAAGGTGACCGCATCTTGTTATCCTATCAAAAAGGAAATACTTCTAATGAAGTTGTTGAGCTAAATCTAGCAACAAAACAACATCAAAATATTATTGGTCAAAATAAGGAAGAAGAATACGCTGTTGCTTTTTTAAAAAATGGAAAAGATTACTTGGTTTTAACTTCTGAGTTTTCCAATTATAAAACTCTCTATACCATGAAGGCAGGAAAGTTTTCTCCATTAACGAGTGCTCTTAAATATGATGTTGAGAAATTTAGACTTAATAAAAGAAGGACTTTCCTGGCTGTGGAAATAAACAAAGGCGGCTACACTCAAACAGATCTTCATAAAGTTTCAGCCGACGGAGTCCTTACTCCATTTTCCTTTCCCAAGTTTGAACAGGCAGATCATGTGAGATTGGGCTTTGGACGCGCCGACGATCTAGCCATTATTTCAGCGTCTAGTTACAACTCTCCCCGTATTACCTATTCATTTAACTTAAAATCTAAAGTATTAAAACAATGGAGTCTGCCTAACGCTCCCGAGGTGCAGCTTTCTGAATTTGTGCCAGCAAAGCTAGAGCACTACATTACAAGAGATCAAGTAAAAATCCCCATGTTCGTAAGAAGATCAAAAAAATGTGAGCTCGAATCCTGCCCTGTTGTCGTCTTATTCCACGGTGGTCCCGAAGCGCAAAGTCTTCCCGGATTTAGTTCATTGGCTCAGTTATTTTCTGAAAATGATTTCATTTTTGTCGAACCCAATGTCAGAGGCAGTTCTGGTTATGGTAAAGAATGGCTTCACTCTGACAATGGTCCCAAAAGAGAATCGGTTGTCACGGATATTGAGGATTGCTCACTTTGGATCAAAAAAAATTGGAGCAAGAATCATCAAATTCCTAAGGTCGGTATCTTTGGTTGGAGCTATGGAGGCTATTCAACACTGATGGGAATGACTTATTTTGCTGGAAGTTATGATGTGGGCGTCGCCAATGTGGGAATGAGCAACCTAGTTACTTTCTTAGAAAATACAGCTCCCTATCGAAGAAAAGTTCGTGAGTCAGAATATGGATTTCTGGATAAAGATTTGGCGAGTTTAAAGAAACTATCGCCTATAAATTATATTGATAAAGTTAAAGGTCCTCTCTTAATCATTCAAGGAGCAAATGACCCAAGGGTCCCTGCAGGTGAGGCCATCCAAATGCACGAAGCGATGGAAAAGAAGGCTCTTGATTCTAAATTAATTATCTTTGCGGATGAAGGCCACGGAACTGCGAAAAAAGAAAATCGTATCCTTGAATGGGGCCACACCCTTGGTTTTTTCAGGAAACATTTAAAATAA
- a CDS encoding NTP transferase domain-containing protein → MNIMMLAAGEGTRLRPHTNFLPKPAIPFLNIPLFVHSLNFLSEVKISKLVMNTFHLPERLKEKAAEYSFNFPVIFSDEIKTLLGSGGGLGNARTHFQDQEHFILVNGDELIIPSRPGQLQQALEHHKNNKNIATLLVMDHPEVGTKFGGVWTDDQNCILGFGKNKMEKATRAHHNIGVMIFSREIFKYIPEGVSNILYDVLMSAIKDGKRAQSYSLSCLWFETGNSADFILASKECLKLMSSADQNHQFEGNYLRQMIKLYSPSSKWIFDQEKSILFDSSSLLPLQNLTGFCVIGKNVYIHKDIKIKNSVIGNNLKLLGAEFIQDQLILNVS, encoded by the coding sequence ATGAACATCATGATGTTGGCAGCCGGTGAAGGAACGAGGCTGCGACCGCATACGAATTTTTTGCCTAAGCCAGCAATACCCTTTTTAAATATCCCCCTGTTTGTTCATTCATTAAATTTTCTTAGTGAAGTCAAAATTTCTAAATTAGTTATGAACACCTTTCACTTACCTGAAAGGTTAAAAGAAAAAGCTGCAGAATATTCTTTTAATTTCCCAGTTATTTTTAGCGACGAAATAAAGACCTTGCTTGGAAGTGGTGGAGGGCTAGGAAATGCGCGGACTCACTTTCAAGATCAAGAGCATTTTATTCTTGTCAATGGGGACGAGCTCATTATCCCCTCTCGGCCAGGACAGTTGCAACAAGCTTTGGAGCATCATAAAAATAATAAGAATATAGCGACCCTTTTGGTAATGGATCACCCTGAAGTTGGTACTAAATTTGGCGGTGTTTGGACCGATGATCAAAACTGCATTTTAGGGTTTGGTAAAAATAAAATGGAGAAGGCGACTCGTGCGCATCATAATATCGGTGTGATGATTTTTTCTCGAGAAATTTTTAAATACATTCCCGAAGGCGTATCAAATATTTTATACGATGTTCTTATGTCTGCGATTAAAGATGGGAAAAGGGCTCAGTCCTATTCCCTATCCTGTCTTTGGTTTGAAACAGGAAATTCAGCTGACTTTATTTTAGCAAGCAAGGAGTGTTTAAAGTTAATGAGTTCTGCTGATCAAAATCATCAGTTTGAAGGAAATTACCTTCGGCAAATGATAAAGCTCTATTCACCAAGTTCCAAATGGATCTTTGATCAAGAAAAATCCATCTTGTTTGATTCGAGTTCTTTGTTACCACTTCAGAACCTAACTGGTTTCTGTGTGATTGGAAAAAATGTTTACATTCATAAAGATATTAAAATTAAAAACTCAGTCATTGGAAATAATTTAAAACTTTTGGGGGCTGAGTTCATTCAAGATCAACTTATTTTAAATGTTTCCTGA
- a CDS encoding phosphotransferase, whose product MQIKEKPVQVFLEKSLKDNSYKVLPLAGDASTRKYYRVILDNSSWVLMVWNPFDPDHYPFTSVLSHFENNKVHVPKIISMSPQDGLVLLEDLGDLTLERKFWEEQNPENSFIYYKLAIDEIVKVHFHSTLNKKPCTAFDIEFNVEKFVWEMNYGKDNLIKGILNYSFSEKVEKEIQQIFTKISTHLHLQPKFISHRDYHSRNLMIKLDKMFVIDFQDARLGPVQYDLVSLIKDSYVDINEDFGDKIISYYLEQAKPFLSNFSMEEFNHIYELQSIQRCFKACGSFASFFHQRQDRRYLKYLNGTLKKVIKSLTAFPEYKAFSDVLIDSGVLEKKFELI is encoded by the coding sequence TTGCAAATCAAGGAAAAACCCGTGCAAGTATTTTTAGAAAAATCATTAAAGGATAATTCCTATAAAGTTCTTCCCCTTGCGGGAGACGCCTCCACAAGAAAATATTACCGAGTTATTTTAGATAATTCATCATGGGTGCTGATGGTTTGGAATCCCTTTGATCCAGATCACTATCCTTTTACAAGTGTGTTGTCTCATTTCGAAAACAATAAGGTTCATGTTCCTAAAATTATTTCCATGTCTCCTCAAGACGGGCTGGTGCTATTAGAGGATTTGGGCGATTTGACATTAGAAAGAAAGTTTTGGGAGGAGCAAAATCCTGAAAATTCATTTATTTATTACAAATTGGCGATTGATGAAATAGTGAAAGTCCATTTTCATTCGACATTAAATAAGAAACCTTGCACCGCTTTTGATATTGAATTTAATGTGGAAAAATTTGTATGGGAAATGAACTATGGCAAGGATAATTTGATCAAAGGAATCTTAAATTATTCATTTTCAGAAAAAGTGGAAAAAGAAATTCAGCAAATATTTACTAAAATTTCGACTCACCTGCATTTACAGCCTAAGTTTATATCCCATAGGGATTACCATTCTCGAAATTTAATGATTAAACTCGACAAGATGTTTGTTATTGATTTTCAAGATGCTCGGTTGGGTCCTGTTCAATATGATTTAGTTAGTTTGATTAAAGATTCTTATGTGGATATCAATGAGGATTTTGGGGATAAAATTATTTCTTACTACCTAGAACAAGCTAAACCATTTTTATCTAACTTTTCAATGGAAGAATTCAACCATATTTACGAGCTCCAAAGTATTCAGAGGTGTTTCAAGGCCTGTGGCAGTTTTGCTAGTTTTTTCCACCAAAGACAGGATCGAAGGTATTTAAAGTATTTAAATGGAACTTTAAAAAAAGTAATAAAAAGTTTAACTGCATTTCCAGAATATAAAGCTTTTTCAGATGTCTTGATCGATTCAGGAGTGCTTGAAAAAAAGTTTGAACTGATATGA